A genomic region of Alicyclobacillus sp. SO9 contains the following coding sequences:
- a CDS encoding UvrB/UvrC motif-containing protein, producing MLCERCQQREATVYLTKIVNGEKSAYHLCETCAKEQGKLFSQAAQGFNFNQLLSGLLNMESSPGFSTPSTTAVRCENCGMTYNQFTEIGRFGCPECYNSFSTRLEPLLRRIQSSTEHTGKIPVQSGERLKLRKKLDILRKELKQSVMQEQFEEAAKLRDEIRELEQQTDRHGEGE from the coding sequence TTGTTGTGTGAACGGTGCCAACAACGGGAAGCGACCGTATACTTAACGAAAATTGTAAATGGTGAAAAGAGTGCATACCACTTGTGCGAGACCTGTGCCAAAGAGCAGGGGAAACTGTTCTCACAGGCCGCACAGGGATTTAACTTCAACCAGTTGTTGAGCGGGTTGTTGAACATGGAGTCATCTCCTGGCTTTTCTACGCCATCGACGACGGCGGTCCGATGCGAAAACTGCGGCATGACTTACAACCAGTTTACTGAAATCGGACGGTTTGGTTGTCCTGAGTGCTACAACAGTTTCTCTACCAGACTGGAGCCGTTGCTGCGGAGAATTCAAAGCAGCACTGAGCACACCGGAAAGATACCGGTGCAGTCGGGCGAGCGGTTAAAGTTGAGAAAGAAGTTGGATATATTAAGGAAGGAACTGAAACAATCGGTCATGCAGGAACAGTTTGAAGAGGCAGCAAAACTTCGAGATGAGATTCGAGAATTGGAACAGCAGACGGATCGGCACGGGGAGGGGGAATAA
- a CDS encoding CtsR family transcriptional regulator has product MGNSISDIIEQHLKRILDESPSGMVELQRSELADVFQCVPSQINYVISTRFSIDHGYIVESKRGGGGYIRIRRLELEKTRPLLLLAKGIGERVSQREAEGLIERLFREELISEREMIIVQSAIHRDVLRLDLPLRDEVRARILTQVLIQLSTMMIQPPGSDE; this is encoded by the coding sequence TTGGGAAATAGCATATCAGACATCATTGAACAACACCTGAAGCGCATCCTGGACGAAAGCCCTTCTGGCATGGTGGAACTGCAGCGAAGCGAATTGGCGGACGTTTTTCAATGTGTTCCGTCGCAAATCAACTATGTCATCAGTACTCGCTTTTCGATCGATCACGGTTATATTGTGGAATCTAAACGCGGCGGCGGCGGTTACATCCGTATTCGGCGATTGGAGCTTGAGAAAACTCGGCCGCTGTTGCTGCTAGCCAAGGGAATTGGAGAAAGGGTTTCACAGAGGGAAGCAGAAGGTTTGATTGAGCGGTTGTTTAGGGAAGAACTGATTTCAGAGCGTGAAATGATAATCGTCCAATCTGCCATTCACCGCGATGTCCTTCGGTTAGACCTGCCGTTACGGGATGAAGTCCGTGCCCGGATTTTGACTCAGGTGTTGATACAGTTGTCAACAATGATGATACAGCCGCCGGGCTCAGATGAGTGA
- a CDS encoding protein arginine kinase, producing MSLAHFLDNAMSRWMKDGGPEDDIILTSRIRVARNLQELPFPILQTDTIANEVISSVEGALASNRFKDMGKFELWRGADIGALERQVLVEKHLISRELAEDAKHGAVALREDEMVSIMVNEEDHLRIQCILPGFQLEKGWNLASSVDDAFEESISYAFDDRLGYLTACPTNVGTGLRASVMMHLPGLVLSGQINRMLSAVSQVGLAVRGMYGEGSDSAGNLFQVSNQVTLGESEEEIIQNLSSVVQQLIDHERSARRTLMQENRNALEDRVCRSFGVLAYARQIDSKEALERCSDVRLGIDLGMISGVSEGILKELMVMTQPAFLQKYFNQELSPGERDIRRATLIRERLRLDDTEVR from the coding sequence ATGTCTCTGGCACATTTTCTGGATAACGCTATGAGCCGCTGGATGAAGGATGGCGGCCCTGAAGACGACATCATCCTAACCAGTCGTATTCGTGTGGCAAGGAACCTGCAGGAGTTGCCGTTTCCAATTCTGCAGACCGATACGATTGCAAACGAGGTCATTTCATCTGTAGAGGGTGCGCTTGCGTCAAACCGGTTCAAGGATATGGGCAAGTTTGAACTCTGGCGAGGAGCAGACATTGGCGCTTTGGAACGACAGGTACTTGTGGAAAAACACCTTATTAGTCGTGAACTTGCAGAAGATGCTAAACACGGGGCTGTTGCACTGAGGGAAGATGAGATGGTCAGCATCATGGTTAATGAAGAAGACCATTTGCGCATTCAGTGCATTCTGCCAGGCTTTCAGTTGGAAAAAGGGTGGAACCTTGCAAGTTCTGTTGATGACGCGTTTGAGGAAAGCATCTCCTACGCGTTTGACGATAGACTTGGCTATTTGACGGCTTGCCCCACAAACGTGGGAACGGGACTGCGAGCATCTGTTATGATGCACTTACCAGGCCTTGTGCTCTCCGGCCAAATCAACCGCATGTTGTCAGCGGTGTCTCAGGTGGGTCTGGCAGTCAGGGGCATGTACGGCGAAGGCAGTGATTCGGCGGGGAACTTGTTTCAGGTTTCAAACCAGGTCACGTTGGGTGAATCTGAAGAGGAGATCATTCAGAATCTGAGTAGTGTTGTGCAGCAACTTATCGATCACGAACGCTCCGCTCGCCGCACACTCATGCAGGAAAACCGCAATGCCCTTGAAGACCGCGTATGCAGGTCGTTTGGGGTTCTTGCCTACGCCCGGCAGATTGACTCCAAAGAAGCTTTGGAGCGCTGCTCAGACGTGCGGCTTGGAATTGATTTGGGCATGATTTCCGGAGTTTCTGAGGGGATTTTGAAGGAACTCATGGTGATGACTCAACCGGCATTTCTGCAGAAATACTTCAATCAAGAACTCTCACCGGGCGAGCGAGACATCCGTCGGGCCACATTGATTCGGGAACGGCTGAGATTAGACGATACGGAGGTGCGATAA